Genomic window (Parcubacteria group bacterium CG10_big_fil_rev_8_21_14_0_10_36_14):
TTTACGAAGGGGTATCTGTGCTAAATGTTATGGCAACGATCTAGCTTATAGCAGACCGGCTAAACTTGGAGCAGCAGTTGGAATTATTGCAGCTCAATCAATCGGAGAACCTGGCACTCAGCTTACTATGAGAACCTTTCATACTGGTGGTGCTGCTGTTGGAAAGGACATCACCCAAGGTTTGCCACGCGTTGAAGAGCTGTTTGAGGCTCGTCCTCCAAAACAGCGTGCTTTTATTGCAGAAGTAAGCGGTCAGGCCAGTGTTGATATGGCGCCAAAAGAAACGATTTCGCCAGAAGGAAAAGTTATAAATAGCGTAAAAGCCGGACAAAAATCAGTGAAGATACATTATCTTGATGATGAGTCATATTCCTATAAGTTTACAAAGAATGATGAAATAAAAGTTGAAGACGGCGCAAGCATTGGTGAAGGCGATCTTTTAATCCTAAAGTCAAGTGGTGATGAGATAAGATCTAAAACAGAAGGCAATATCAGCTTTGACGGCTCAAAACTCGTCATAACCCGCAAAGTTGACAAGGCAATAGAATATGTTATTCCTTCCAATTACCAATTAATAGTAAAAGATGGAGAGTTTGTGGAAGCCGGAGACGCTCTCACTGATGGACACTTAGATTTACAATCTCTTTATAAATATAAAGGCAAAGAAGCTGTAGGACAGTATTTATTGAAGGAAGTAAAACACATATATTTCTCACAAGGACAAAAATTAAATGATAAGCACATAGAAATTATTATTCGTCAGATGTTCTCACGCGTTTTAATTGTTGATGCCGGAGATACAAACTTATTGCCAGGTGAAGTTGTGGAGATGGCTGAACTTTTGGATGAAAATGAAAGAGTTAAAAAGGAAAAAGGCAAAGAATCAACCTATGAGAATTTATTTTTGGGAATTACTAGGATTTCTCTTTCTACACAGAGCTTTTTATCAGCAGCGTCTTTCCAAGAAACAGCACGCGTTTTAATCAATGCAGCGGTTACAGGAAAGGTTGATCCGCTAAACGGACTGAAAGAAAATGTAATTATCGGACGTTTAATTCCTGCAGGAACCGGATTTGGTAAGGGTTCTGCAAAGCAAGCAAGAGATTAATTTTTTATATGATATTAAAAAGGCCCTGGCTATATGCCGAGGCTTTTTGGTTTATGAGATTTGACTGCCATATAAAAATGGCAGAATGCTTTCACGAAAAATATCAGCGCAAATCCTCTCATAAAGATACTAAGAGGGGAAACCCATTTTGGAGCAGTTTCGTCTAAGGATAATAAAAAAAGTAAAAAAGCTAGAATTGTGAATTTTCCAAAGACGGCGATGGTCTTGTTGCATTTATCAATTTTTATTTGAGTTTCTTCTTTTATAGCTTCCATCTGGCTACTTTATTTCCATAATAAATGGCCTTGAAGCAAAAGAAACCGGAGACAAGAAGTCCAAGTATTCCTGTAATCATAAAAGATACATAAACCGCTTTTAGATGAAACAGCTTTAGTCCTAAAAAAATCAGCAATGTTCCGCCGATAAGGCAAATTATTGATCTTATTGAGCTAAGCTTTTGTTTTTCATAATAGCTATTAAGTTCTTTTACTTTCTGAATCAATAGTAAAGTCTTTTCAGGGTCAATATTGTTTTGCAAAGAACTCATCGGGTATCCTCCTCAATGTTTAATTTAGCAGAAAAATACATTTATGTCAATACTTGAAAGAAGTCGGGGGATAAGTTAAAGTATAAGTATAACTCCATAATTCATAATTCTCTATTCATAATTAATATCTTATGTCAGGTCACTCCAAATGGGCAACTACCAAGCGAAAAAAAGGGATAATTGATTCAAAGCGCGGTAAAATTTTTACCAAACTTGCCAGAGATATTACTGTGGCAGCGCGAGGTGGCGCTGACCCAAATTTTAATTTTCAACTACGTCTAGCGATTGATAGGGCAAAGACATCAAATATGCCAAAAGATAATATTGAGCGTGCTATTGTTCGCGGAGCAGGCGAAGGAGAGGGCGGACAATTAAAGGAATTAATTTATGAGGCAGTTGTGTCTGGCAATATTGCCCTGATTATTACAGCGCTTTCTGATAATCCAAATAGAACGGCGAATGATATAAAACATATACTTTCGAAAAATGGAGCTAACTTGTCATCTGGCGCGGCAATGTGGCAATTCGAAAAACTTGGAGTCCTGCGAACGCAGATAGAAGACAACAGGTCAAAAATAAAAGATAAAGAATTAGAATTGATAGAAGCGGGAGCAGAAGACATAAAGGAAGATGACGATGAGTTTATTATTTATACTAAAGTACAAAATTTACAAAAGCTTAAAGAAGCAATTGAAAAAGATGGTGTGAAAATAGATGATGCAGGTATTGAATATGTTGCTAAAGAACCGATAGAAATTGACGACGCAACTAGTGAAAGGCTGGAGAAGCTGGTAGATGCAATTGAAGATAATGATGATGTTTCGGAAATATTTACCAATGTAAAATAATTTTTCAATTTTTAAAAATTATGATTATTCTAGGTATTGATCCTGGATTTGCAACAATCGGTTATGGCTTTCTAAGGAAAGAAGGAGGGCAACTCCACGTTTTGGAATATGNNNNNNNNNNNNNNNNNNNNNNNNNNNNNNNNNNNNNNNN
Coding sequences:
- a CDS encoding YebC/PmpR family DNA-binding transcriptional regulator is translated as MSGHSKWATTKRKKGIIDSKRGKIFTKLARDITVAARGGADPNFNFQLRLAIDRAKTSNMPKDNIERAIVRGAGEGEGGQLKELIYEAVVSGNIALIITALSDNPNRTANDIKHILSKNGANLSSGAAMWQFEKLGVLRTQIEDNRSKIKDKELELIEAGAEDIKEDDDEFIIYTKVQNLQKLKEAIEKDGVKIDDAGIEYVAKEPIEIDDATSERLEKLVDAIEDNDDVSEIFTNVK